The Euphorbia lathyris chromosome 2, ddEupLath1.1, whole genome shotgun sequence genome includes a window with the following:
- the LOC136220806 gene encoding (+)-neomenthol dehydrogenase-like isoform X2, producing the protein MAQEASTVNTETRYAVVTGGNKGIGFEICRQLALNEITVVLTARDKNKGLEAIQKLKDFGLSDHLLFFHQLDVLDPKSIASLADFIQTRFGKLDILVNNAGIGGTEIDHDNFKKAVELCGGWPDQKQVNWYEIATQNLELAEKCLKTNYYGAKGMIEALAPHLQLSDSSRIVNVSSTTGLLQNIPNQWAKGLLSNGTNLTEERVDEVVNQFLKDFKNGLLETKGWPIHMSAYIIAKAAMNAYTRILAKKYPSFLVNCVCPGFCKTDITTNLGALTAAQGAESVVRLALLSKDESTSGCFFIKEQMVDF; encoded by the exons gTATGCAGTGGTGACCGGAGGAAACAAAGGAATAGGTTTTGAAATATGTCGGCAGTTAGCTTTGAATGAGATAACGGTGGTTTTAACGGCCAGAGATAAGAATAAGGGACTTGAAGCTATACAAAAGCTTAAAGACTTTGGTCTTTCCGATCATCTTTTGTTTTTCCATCAGCTTGATGTTTTAGATCCCAAAAGTATTGCTTCTCTAGCAGATTTCATCCAAACACGCTTTGGAAAACTTGATATTTTG gTAAACAACGCTGGCATTGGTGGAACTGAGATAGACCATGACAATTTTAAAAAAGCTGTTGAGCTTTGCGGTGGTTGg CCAGATCAAAAACAAGTTAATTGGTACGAAATTGCAACTCAGAATTTGGAGTTAGCAGAGAAGTGTTTGAAAACAAACTATTATGGTGCAAAAGGAATGATTGAAGCACTTGCTCCTCATTTGCAATTATCTGATTCATCACGAATTGTAAATGTTTCTTCTACTACAGGATTATTACAG AATATTCCGAACCAATGGGCAAAAGGATTATTGAGCAATGGTACTAACCTAACTGAAGAAAGAGTGGATGAAGTTGTAAATCAATTTTTGAAAGATTTTAAGAATGGTTTGCTTGAGACTAAAGGATGGCCAATTCATATGTCAGCCTATATTATTGCAAAAGCTGCAATGAATGCCTACACAAGAATCTTGGCAAAGAAATACCCAAGTTTCCTTGTCAATTGTGTTTGCCCTGGATTTTGCAAGACTGATATTACCACCAATCTTGGCGCCTTAACTGCGGCTCAAGGGGCAGAAAGTGTTGTGAGATTAGCACTATTATCTAAAGATGAATCAACTTCTGGATGTTTCTTTATAAAAGAACAAATGGTTGATTTCTGA
- the LOC136220806 gene encoding (+)-neomenthol dehydrogenase-like isoform X1: protein MYFCGQIHSFEPSKMYAVVTGGNKGIGFEICRQLALNEITVVLTARDKNKGLEAIQKLKDFGLSDHLLFFHQLDVLDPKSIASLADFIQTRFGKLDILVNNAGIGGTEIDHDNFKKAVELCGGWPDQKQVNWYEIATQNLELAEKCLKTNYYGAKGMIEALAPHLQLSDSSRIVNVSSTTGLLQNIPNQWAKGLLSNGTNLTEERVDEVVNQFLKDFKNGLLETKGWPIHMSAYIIAKAAMNAYTRILAKKYPSFLVNCVCPGFCKTDITTNLGALTAAQGAESVVRLALLSKDESTSGCFFIKEQMVDF, encoded by the exons gTATGCAGTGGTGACCGGAGGAAACAAAGGAATAGGTTTTGAAATATGTCGGCAGTTAGCTTTGAATGAGATAACGGTGGTTTTAACGGCCAGAGATAAGAATAAGGGACTTGAAGCTATACAAAAGCTTAAAGACTTTGGTCTTTCCGATCATCTTTTGTTTTTCCATCAGCTTGATGTTTTAGATCCCAAAAGTATTGCTTCTCTAGCAGATTTCATCCAAACACGCTTTGGAAAACTTGATATTTTG gTAAACAACGCTGGCATTGGTGGAACTGAGATAGACCATGACAATTTTAAAAAAGCTGTTGAGCTTTGCGGTGGTTGg CCAGATCAAAAACAAGTTAATTGGTACGAAATTGCAACTCAGAATTTGGAGTTAGCAGAGAAGTGTTTGAAAACAAACTATTATGGTGCAAAAGGAATGATTGAAGCACTTGCTCCTCATTTGCAATTATCTGATTCATCACGAATTGTAAATGTTTCTTCTACTACAGGATTATTACAG AATATTCCGAACCAATGGGCAAAAGGATTATTGAGCAATGGTACTAACCTAACTGAAGAAAGAGTGGATGAAGTTGTAAATCAATTTTTGAAAGATTTTAAGAATGGTTTGCTTGAGACTAAAGGATGGCCAATTCATATGTCAGCCTATATTATTGCAAAAGCTGCAATGAATGCCTACACAAGAATCTTGGCAAAGAAATACCCAAGTTTCCTTGTCAATTGTGTTTGCCCTGGATTTTGCAAGACTGATATTACCACCAATCTTGGCGCCTTAACTGCGGCTCAAGGGGCAGAAAGTGTTGTGAGATTAGCACTATTATCTAAAGATGAATCAACTTCTGGATGTTTCTTTATAAAAGAACAAATGGTTGATTTCTGA